A stretch of DNA from Triticum dicoccoides isolate Atlit2015 ecotype Zavitan chromosome 2A, WEW_v2.0, whole genome shotgun sequence:
GACGGGCCAGTTCGCGAGCTCTCGCCGGGCAAGGCACGCCGGGAGCGCGCGCGGCGCGTCGGGGTTTTGACCGCCGGCCGGCCGGCGGGCGCTGTCCGGTCTCGTTCTGAACGTTCGGTCCTTAATTGGGCTGCTCGTAGCACGTCTGCGGCGCCCAACGGCAGGCAGGGTTCGTATCCTCCCGGTTGTTCATACTTGATGCCGATCACACGTACGCGCATTTACCTCCATCCACTGAACCGATCCGATTAAATGCCTGGCTCCCTCGCCGTCACGCGGGGCCCTGCGCGGGCGTTAGCCGTTGCGTCGGTTGCTCTTGCTCGGCCGTTCGTCCGGTACCTACCACAGCGCTTTCACTTTGCCGGCGGCCGGGCCGGGCCAGAGCGAAATGGCACGCAGCAAAAGCGAGATGCAGAATCAGAAGCAGAAACACACACAGCAAAGGACACGAATGCACCAAACGTCGCGTGCACCAGTAAAAACATCGCTGCTCAAAATTGTTCATGCGTGACATGATATCGACAACAACACAAGTGAGTGAGAGAGAACAAAAGGAAAACGACGAggggtgagtgagtgagtgagtgaacgGGAAGCGAGCAGGGGAAGGAAGCTTCACGCCACGCCGGTGCTACGCTACCGACGCCCGCTTCCGCTCCCGCTGTTGCGTCTCCGCCACCGCCTCGTCGTCGCCCTCCGACTCCGACTCCGCCAGCACCATCCGGCGGAGCGGGCTGGGGCCCAGGCGCCGGCGCTTGGCCGCCGTGGCGTGCCGCCGCCGGATCACCTCCATCTGGTTCCGCCGCCGcgtggcgccctcgtccaccacgaaCCGCCGCATCAGGTGGTCGTCCGTCAGCGACTTGCCGCGGAACACCGGCCGCCGCGCGGCCTCCCCGCCACCCGACGCCCCGCGGTGCGGCTCGGCGCCCGGCGGCGGGGCCACCAGCGGGCTGGCGTTGGCGTTCGCGCCGCACCCGGACGCCGAGGCCGACGACGCGCGCGGGTAGCTGTAGCTGCGGCGCGGCGCCACGTCGCCCGGCTGGAAGTAGAGCGACGGCTCGTTGTAGGAGGAGATGGGCGCGCAGAGGCAGACGCGCGTGAACGACGCCGCCACGTTCAGCGACGACGACTTGCGCAGCCTCCCCGGcccggccggcgccggcgccgccgcagCCTTGCCGGTGGCCGACacccccgccgccgcggccgccttcGTCGTCGTCGGCGCCCCCGCCGGCTGCTTCCAGATGAGGAGCAGCAGCTCCACCGCGCGCTGGTACCACGGCGACTTATTGGACAGGCCTCTCGCTCTGCCGTCTTTCGATCTGCATGCAAGCCATCACGTCAGCCGACACCAACTCCAAAATTATCAAAACATGAGCGCGCGCACACACGCGAGCTGGCTCACAGGATCGATGGGACATGGGAGGGGGTGCGTACCTTGGTTGGTGTGTGTTCTTGGCCATGTTTTGCAGCAAGAGGTGGTGGAGGAACATCTGGGCCGGCGCGCGCGGGGAGAAGGCGGTGAGGAGTTGAACCGAGGTCACATCAGGCTGTCACATTCCCTACTGGCATGCGATGCGAGTGAGAGGATCCATGGTCATGCGAGCACTGGGGCTGGAGTTAGTTAAGTTAAGGCCTGGAGACGAGGGGCAGTTTGGTCTCGTTGCTCCGGCCTGCACTTAGAGCAGTACACCGCAGGAGCATGTCGAAGTTCTCTGGAGGGAATAAGGCTTTTTTCAGGGGACCATTCCAAAACTTTGTTTTTTGAGGGTGACCATACCAAAACTTAACTCCGGAACAGGAAGACCCAGTATGTACTCTGGGCCTGTGGTGGGGCAGGGAACTGAATTACCACTGAAGATTTGATGATGGTGCTATGTAACGTCACACTGAAAAGTGTGTGTGCAATGCAAAACATACATACGATTGATGTACCCTGTTCACCAAGTCCGCATGAGCCGTCAATTTTTAACTTAAGGTCCAATGGCTGGTAGGAGTGTTACTTACGTTCAGATTTGACAGTGTCGTGGACATCGTGCCTGAGGGTGCCTGATACGCTGATGCCTATATTTAAGGTGAGGGGCTATTTTTAAGGTGCCTTTCACTTCTGCAATTTAGGAAACAGATTATAGCGCCCTTAAACCTCAAAGGCGAATTAAGGAAACACATAACTATTAAAGATTGATGTTATATATTTCTTCCAGATTTGGTTTCATCACAATTTGACAAAGCAACAAGATGCGCTGATTTATTTTGGGCACCGCTAGGCGCCGGTCGAAACCCAGCCACCCAGGTCGGTCGCATCAACTCATACAGGGAGAGGAGAGTAGCAACGAGCNNNNNNNNNNNNNNNNNNNNNNNNNNNNNNNNNNNNNNNNNNNNNNNNNNNNNNNNNNNNNNNNNNNNNNNNNNNNNNNNNNNNNNNNNNNNNNNNNNNNNNNNNNNNNNNNNNNNNNNNNNNNNNNNNNNNNNNNNNNNNNNNNNNNNNNNNNNNNNNNNNNNNNNNNNNCCGCCCAGAACACGTGATACGCCCTAACCACGAAGCACCACCATCTCATCGCCGACCCTTGCATAACCGCGTCCCGTGCTTGAGAACAACGCCCCTAGAGCTTGCAACACCCATCTGCGCCGGTTCCAGCATGGCGGCGTCGTTGTAGCACACTTCCTGGTGGTTGTCGTTGCAGCACCTAGTTGCCACCATGGTAGCACGCCCGTCACAACACCACCATGCCGCCATTGCAGCTCACTGAGCCACCGCTCCCATCATCATCAGCTTTTTCCATCGCCGGACGAAGCTTTTTCCATCGCCGGGTGCAGCTTCGCGGTTGTGTGCCGTCCAGCTTCCTTCGTCTCCCGGTGCCGTCTCTCTGGTTGAAGATTTTGGCGTCGCCTGTTGAAGTTTTCTTGTCCGCCGGTTGCAGCTCTGGCGACACTCCTTGCCGTTGGTTCGAGCATCTTGTGTCGCCGGTTGTAGCACGCCACACTGCTACTTGAATCCATCTCGGGNNNNNNNNNNNNNNNNNNNNNNNNNNNNNNNNNNNNNNNNNNNNNNNNNNNNNNNNNNNNNNNNNNNNNNNNNNNNNNNNNNNNNNNNNNNNNNNNNNNNNNNNNNNNNNNNNNNNNNNNNNNNNNNNNNNNNNNNNNNNNNNNNNNNNNNNNNNNNNNNNNNNNNNNNNNNNNNNNNNNNNNNNNNNNNNNNNNNNNNNNNNNNNNNNNNNNNNNNNNNNNNNNNNNNNNNNNNNNNNNNNNNNNNNNNNNNNNNNNNNNNNNNNNNNNNNNNNNNNNNNNNNNNNNNNNNNNNNNNNNNNNNNNNGCCTCACTCGTCGTAGCATCTGCGCAGCATGGGTGTCGCCACCGCGGTACCGTGCCTCACCGACTTCTAGCACCGCGTCTCACACGTTGCATCACCATTCCTTGCCGGTTGCATTATGTGGCTGTCACGATAGCAGCACAcgacccctcccctcccccctcccttggcGCGGGTGTTGCCATTGCAGCTCCACTTGTGGCTGGGAAAAAATGGGAGAGGGACGGGTAGGCACGACCATGGCTGGGGAAAAGGAGAGAGGTTTGTCCCTGTTATAATGAGCCCTGGTTGTTCCTACTTGGAGCAGTCCGAGGTCGTCCCTTGTGCGCGCGTGACAGTGTCTCGCAGCACCGGCGAGCCTCGCGGTGGGGTGATGGGAGCCTCTCTCATCGGCGCACACACACAAGAGGAGAAGATTGGGGGTGGGTGTGCGGCGGTGGCTAGAATTTTGAAGGAACGAGAGATTGGTGCTGCATGTGAAAAGATAAGGGCGGGATGGGTGATTTGCCGGACCCATTCAAGGACGCGTGCCAATAGGAGGTGACGTACGAAAGCTGTGGCCGGTCGCCCAACTCAAATCATTTACCTTTTTTTTGTGCTAAGATGTGCATTTTAGTAGAAAAAATAATATCAAATATTAATCATTGAACCAAGTCTCCTCCACGCCGCCACTTCGGCCCCTtccctctctctttctccctctctctcgACGATTCATCCACCGGCCAGAGCAGTGGGGGCCCATCCTTTTTGTTTTTACTTCTTATTTAccttagatttttatttctttgacGACATCAACGAGGTGCACGGCAATGATGCATTGGAATAAGCTCTCTCCGCCCTTGCCCTACATGGACGACGACTGATATAGCACCGACGAAGGGATTGCGAGGATCATCGTTGATAGATTTGTGGCTCTTTTTTATGTTGGCACTTGGTGTGTCAATAAGGGGAAGCAATTGACTAGATCTTGGTGAGCTGACGTCAACCTCGTCTTTCGGTTTGTTCTACAGCATGACTCCGTTTCTTCTACCCTCCtgtactagtggtgaaggatttcaaACCTACAGTTCATGGGATGATGGCTCAACCGATATTCCTCTAGCGATGAGTGACCATTGTAGTCTTCAAAGTCTGGTATAACTAGCAACCAGTGGCTATTGCAGTCTTCAAAGTCTGGTATAACAGGGGCGTTTGCAGGTACCCCTTTCCCTTACTTCTGGTTCAGTGCATTTCTGAAGCTTTGACACATGGAAAACAATCGAAAGAAGAAGATGTCCAATATGATTTTCAATGAAATTCTTTTTATGGTCGTTATGTGTCTCGGTCTATTTTGTTTGTAATGTTTAATGCTTTCATTGAGAAATTTTAGTTATAAGATGCCGTCGTCGTCAAGTGTCTTTTCTTGAAAAAAATATTAATCACTGGAGAGAAAAAATGTATATATGGATTATTAATCATGTAAGTAATTTAGACAAACTTCACTTCTGCCAATTGTACCACGCCACACGTACATAATTTCATTTCCTTTTTTGAGTTGAAATATAAATAATTTCAATGGACATATTTAAGTGCACAAACAAAATCCTTAGATGACTAAATATATCACATGGTATTTTTCTCCCAACAGCGTAGGATATTTTACATTTAACCAACATGCATAGTGTATATAAAAGTTACTGTTTGTAACGAGAGGGCATCAAATCTAACAAGAGTTTTTTAGTTGACAAGAATATTTCTTATTTCTCTTTTGATTGCTACATTTTTTTATTACCTTTGGGAATCGATGGTAGGATCAACCTATGCTCTTACCTTCTATGAAGTAAATGGGAGTTGTTAAAATTCCTCCCAAGAAGATTAGGGTTTCTGCCCCCTTGCCGTTGCTGCCGGTTCGCCCCGCCTCCGGTGACCCTTGGGTCTTGGAGGTGCGGTGGACCTGGGAGCTCGTCCTTGCTTTAGGTAATTTTAGTGTCTCAGCTCGTCTTTCCAAGTGTCTACTACAATAAGATTTGTCCGGCTCTGGTAAAGGAGGGACGATGATGGCAGCGCGTCCTTGGTTCATTTCAGTGCTAGTTGTCGTTTCTAGGTGGTCCATGGACCGGGTTCTAACTTTTAACACTTCTCATGATATTTGTACTTCTGTTGCAAATTATTAATAGATCGCAGGAGTTGTTGGCAAAAAACGATGTTACTGGGTCGCAATATAAGGGCTAGTCACCACTTCTAGAACGTGTCCCTAGCAGAATACATCAGCCTTTTATAAAATGCAGTACTCTTATGTCGCATACCTAGTGCAATACAAGCGATTGCAAGAACGTACGTATGTCCTACTAGTATATGTTATCCTGCATCCATGATTTCGGGAGAGACCAAACCAACGCCGCGGAATTCCAGCGCTACATCTCAAAGAAGAAGCAAAGATATACACATGCAGGTACCAGCCTTTTTACAAGCTTGATCGACACTGCTGTCTTCCTTTTCTTCGCTGCATGCATAGCATGTTAGCATGCATCCACTTTTCCTATAGCTATGATTCCTCCCAGGCAATGCAATGGAGCTGCTGAACAATTTTAAACCCCAGCGGCGATGGGCCAAAGCAATATCGCAACGCTGGCTTTTTGCATGCATGGACTGCATCATACTGGTATCATACAATAACAGTTCTAGTTCTAGCGAGCAACCAATGGCTACCGGGCTACACCTGCACGGCTAGGGAGGTAGTTAAGGCCGCATCGCTTTGAGCCATACTACTCCTACTATAATTTCTCGTGGTCGGCCAATACCAAATCCATCTGGTAGTACGTGGTACCACAGGCTGCGATGCTACAGTCTACTACTACTACATGTCTCTGCATTTGGAGCCTGCATCAGCAAAGATTTCTTCTAGTCCTTGTACTAAGATATATGCTACTCTACCACCCCTATGCTATGGCTACTTTATATTGCTGGTACAAAATTTATTAGGGGTTTAGGTCGTTTCAATGTCCTCATGTACTTTGCGCAATGAAATTTCTTCCCGTGTACCGATTTGAAATTGAAACGGTTGGGTGCGCAAGGCCGATCGTCGAGGTTTGCTTTGCTTTGATCGACCAACTACCTTTGAGCCTTGAGGGTATGGAATGGAAAAGCTGATTAGCAAAAGTTAATTTGATGTGCTCTCCAGAGTTAAGGCTCTAGTGCCTAGGTTGGGAAGGACAAGGTTGGTGGACCGCCCTTGGCCGACGATGAGAGGGGAACAGGAACATGGAGGGGGTAGAAAGGGCAGGCGGCCAGGGCACAACTGTTCCCATCGTGGAGCACGTACGTACGTACGACGTCCACATTATACATGCTCCATGATCCAAATTGAGAACTGATCAAGCCTTGGAGCTATGATAATTGATTGAGCATTTGTTTATGGCCAGTTGATGGATCGGCGCGGGGAGGGAGCCATGATGATATCCGTGTTGGATCGGAGGTGTAAAAGAGAGCAAAAGCTAGCTCATAGGCCATGGGAAAGGCGAGGGAGggcgggagggagggcgggaaagggGCCATGATCGTTCAGACCTTGATGCCGCCTTGTTAGGCTGGCCTCGCCGCTAAAGATGGAGGATCGTATCCATCCCCATCATTCGGTTTCGTCGAGCTTTAGCTTTAGACCTTGGCTTGCCGCTTGCCGCCCGGCCTCGCGTCACTGGACATGCACGTCGCAAAAGCAGAGTGAGATGGCACCGCGTGGAGGAACGGATGCCGGGTGGGCCACCGCGAAGTGCTAGGAAGTGGGTGGTACTAAACGAAGCTCGATCGATCGGCGATGTTCTTCCCGGGTAAGGCCACCGGACAGCGCGCCCTGAACCCAGAATCTCACTTTTTCGATGATCTGAAGAATATCTCCATAATTCGATTGGTTTCTCGTCCGTTCCCTCGTAAGACAGCAGTGCTCTCGTGATGATCTTGTGCCCGGCCTTTATGAAGAGCTACGCACAAATGGTGATGGAGTGCCTGCCTGCAGTTACAGGAAGTAATTCTGTGATAGGATAGCTGTTGGTAGCCCAATCACTGAGTTAACTGGATGATCGCACAGTCTGATTAGGAGCTCATGATTTCAGTAACATGCGTCTAAACGGATTTCTGCCTTTCTCTTTCTTTCCCCGTGATACTAAACGGATTACTGTGAACAGAGGCCTTCTCTAGCGCTCCGTTATGAGTTCCGACGAAGTACGAAGCATCTGCAACAGGGAAGGCTGGCGCAGGGAACAGAGCATCTGCGACTCAACCTGTCCTTTCGACGCAAGAAAGAACCCGAATCTGTGATTGAGGCTACGGAGTGGGAGAAACAACTTTGGGCGGCACGGCACGGCAGGCAGCTGGAGCTGGTCAAAAGTCTGGTCAGCCAAGGCCTATCTACAGTGCTCGATTTGCCGGCACATCATGGACATgggcctccctcccccctcctctcgTAGCCGCTGGTCGCTGGTCCATgcttgcatccatggaggggacagCAGCAGAAGCCCCACGACGGGCCGTAGGTCCGAAGCAATCGAGTTCGCCGTCTGGCTCCGCGCCGTGCTTGCCATGTTCCTTTGCAGTGGCAGGAACGCGACGCCACCGAGGAGGGTTCATGCGTCTTCAGGTTTGTTTGTGTGTGGTGGCGTGCACGCGACCTGCCATCGATCGTGTTTTCGTGCAGGCCTGTGTAGCTCCGGGGTCTGGGCGGACGGGGCGATTCGGAGCCAAGGCTCAGCTGGGCCCGCCTAGGAACAGTAAATTATAAAAAATATAGTgaacaaattcaaaaaataaaaataaacatttTTGACATGCATGATGCTTGGGTGCGTAATGGCGTGTGGTGTTTCGACATTTGAGGAGCTCGTGAGATAAAAAAACAATTTTGACTTCTGAAAGAAACTTTGAAAGAGTGTACTGTATAGATCATAATTTTTAATAGGGAAACAAGTATTGGTGTTTTGACGCTCAGTCATGCGGATCATAAACCCAATGCAGCCCAGACAATTGAAAGGACCAAATTTGCATTATCAGGGTCTGGTAGGGCTGAATGCAGCCTATCAAACACGTCATGTATTTCTGTTGTTTCAAAGCTTCCACCTATCAAGTATAAGTGGCGtaccctcaaaaaaaaagagtATAAGTGGCGCTAAAGAAACATATCAAGCATAAGTAGAGATGGGATTGCTTTCTTCCTATAGCCACCCCCAACATGAAACTAACCCAAGTATGGTAAGCCAATAGCTCTCCACCCCAAGAGTTGATACTGAGCTTGGAGGAATCTATCAAATCCTTGAGCATGTGCCATGTATAAATGGAGAATCTGCATACTTTGGATACACTCCTTTCCTATACCGCATCCTCTGCATATTACGATCAATACCCAGAAAGTTGTTTCCTTGGGAGAAGAGGTAGTTCACAAACAAGTGCTAAATAAGGCAAATGTGCTAATCTTGAAGTGACAAATCAATCATTTTACCTCGGCATATCCCCTCGGGATATCACATATATCACTATCTGAAATATCACTATTCAAAATATCTCATAGTTGTGCACGCAGAGATCCTCACGCTTAGTAGGCTTTATCTTGCCTAACAACCAACTATCAAACATTTGTTTCATGAAAAATGGAATATTATCGTGGCAAAAAAGGCATCACTTATTTTTCTCTGTCGGGTCAAATATCACAAACATCGCCTGCAAACATCAATCAAGAATTCATCTACATTAATCAAGAATTCATCTACGTGTTCGTTGATACTCTAACAGTTTTGATGCCATGAAGCTCACTGTCAAAACCAAGATCGAATGTTGTTGCCTGACTAGCAACATGGTTATCCAACTTCACTGCCTCATCTATTTATGCATATGAAATGCATATTTGCAGAAAATCAAATATTAGTTGCAATTGGTGATTAATAAAATAACAATAACAATGATGTTGCCCTGCAAATATTGAACCCAACTCATCAATAAATTTTTCTTTGATGGAATGAAGAGTCTCCTATATGTGCGTAGTTTAAACCTGACCATCAATCTTATCAATCACGGATCAATCAATGATGACACTATACTCGCCACTCAGCCTCTTCATGATATCTTGTTCCCACTGAGATCCGTAAGATCTCCCATTATTGATGCATTTGAACAAACTCTTCAAATGTGGCCGGATTTTCATGAGAAAGATTGATAAGATCACCCGTGTTCTCAAATTCAAGACCTACGGTAGCATCATCACCCTCATCctccacgatcatgttgtgcatgatcagacaacatgtcatcacctcccacaaggtctcCGGATCCCATTGTTTAGCAGGTCCACGAAAAACTGCAAAACCTGCCTGCAAAACTCCAAAAGCCGTCTCAACATCCTTCTGAGTTGCTTCTTGTCGTTGGGCATAGTGAGACTTTTTTTGACCAGTTGGGTTAAAGATAGTGTTCACAAAGGTAGCTCAAGGAGTATAGATACCGTCAACTAGATAGTATGTATGCCCATTGATAGTATAGTGGtaagtgctacttgtgagctgcgttgggattttctcgaagaggagaggatgatacagtacaatagagataagtatttccctcagttaagaaccaaggttataaattcagtaggagaaccacgcaacacctcatAAACAGCATCTGCACACAAAATAGCAAATACGtgcacccaacgcgaacaaggggttttcaatcccttggcggttaattgcaaggatcaaatcttgtatagGTAGATGGATAAATAAAACGCAAAAAATCgaagaaaattgcagcaaggtaattTTTGGTTTTTGATATATGATGAAAATAGAACCGGGGGCATAGTTTTCAGTAGAGGCTTCTCTTTTGAAAATAGcagacggtgggtaaacaaattactgttgggcaatcgatagaaaagcgaataatcatgacgatatctaaggcaatgatcatgtatataggcatcacgtctgagacaagtagaccgaaacgattctgcatctactactattactccacacatcgaccgctatccagcatgcatctagagtatcaagttcataaagaacggagtaacaccttaagcaagatgacatgatgtagacaaagtacactgacacatgaataaaccccatctttttatccttaatagcaacaatacaatacgtgtcatgtccccttctgtcactgggattgagcaccgcaagatcaaacccattacaaagcaactctcccattgcaagaaaaaaaatctagttgaccaaaccaaatcaatagatcgaagagaaatacgaagctataataatcatgcataaaagagttcagataagactcaaataatattcatagataatctgatcacaaactcacaattcatcggatcacaacaaacacaccgcaaaaagtgattacatcgaatagatctccaagaacattgaggagaacattgcattgaagatcaaagagagagaagaatccatctagctactagctatggacccgtaggtctgcagtaaactactcacacaccatTGGAAGGgcgacaaggttgatgtagagccccttcgTGGTTGAATCCTCCTCCaacagagtgccagaaaaggccccagatgggatctcttgATAACAGAAATATATAGGCGGAATTAGAGAATTTATATAGgcggaattaggtcaaacggagcaaAGATGGGCTCACGAGGCACCAGGGCGCACCCtggtgcctcatggccacctccttCGCCTTTTGACTTCCTCCAGAAGCTTCTAATgtctcttttgtccagaaaaaTATCTCTAAAAAGttccgtggcatttggacttcatttggtactgatattctggaaaaccaaaaagaagcaaaaaaatagcaattggcactgggcactgagttaatagtttagtcccaaaaaatgatatatgattgcatataaaacatccaagattgatactataatagcatggaacaataaaaaattatagatacattgaagacgcatcaagcatctccaagcttaattcttgctcgtcctcgaataggtaaatgataaaaacatattttttttgatgtggaatgctacctatcatgttCACCATGTAATCTCTATTTTGGGGCATGAATATttaagatccaaatgattcaaagcaatagtatatagtttgacataaaaacaataataataaggcatactaacaaacaatcatGCTTTTTCGAaacatcaatgctaaagaaagttatccctacaaaatcatatagtcttgtcatgctccatcttcttaacacaaattatttatcatgcacaaccccaatgacaagccaggcaattggttcatactttttaacgcacttcagccttttcaactcttacgcaatacatgagcgcaagccattgatatag
This window harbors:
- the LOC119359657 gene encoding uncharacterized protein LOC119359657 — translated: MFLHHLLLQNMAKNTHQPRSKDGRARGLSNKSPWYQRAVELLLLIWKQPAGAPTTTKAAAAAGVSATGKAAAAPAPAGPGRLRKSSSLNVAASFTRVCLCAPISSYNEPSLYFQPGDVAPRRSYSYPRASSASASGCGANANASPLVAPPPGAEPHRGASGGGEAARRPVFRGKSLTDDHLMRRFVVDEGATRRRNQMEVIRRRHATAAKRRRLGPSPLRRMVLAESESEGDDEAVAETQQRERKRASVA